From Myotis daubentonii chromosome 15, mMyoDau2.1, whole genome shotgun sequence, one genomic window encodes:
- the LOC132216525 gene encoding leukocyte immunoglobulin-like receptor subfamily A member 6 isoform X3 produces the protein MADNTTTLTFIVLLGLEFIPSPFIWADPGRFITNGSSVTIWCKEYLQASAHSLYKDGGSDPLEIRIPQDSSNKACFLIEAMTPSHTGLYQCAYYTTEDKLSQRSDPLLLVVTGMYPAPSLSAQPSPVVASGGNVSLSCSSQFTSGPFHLLMEGKFDPPRHMEAELRIHNGRSQAQAIFSLDPVFTSHGGTYRCYGSSSSNPNVWSQPSAPLHIEVTDSKPQDPVPILAGMGVAGLVLVVFAVILCQTRNDNRRTLEAARM, from the exons AATTCATCCCCAGTCCCTTCATCTGGGCTGACCCGGGCCGCTTCATCACCAACGGGAGCTCTGTGACCATCTGGTGTAAGGAGTATCTGCAGGCTAGTGCCCACAGTCTGTATAAAGACGGGGGCTCTGACCCCCTGGAAATAAGGATCCCACAGGACTCTAGCAACAAGGCCTGTTTCCTCATTGAAGCCATGACCCCATCCCACACAGGGCTGTACCAGTGTGCATATTACACTACTGAGGACAAACTGTCACAGAGGAGTGACCCCCTGCTCCTGGTGGTGACAG gAATGTACCCTGCAccctccctctcagcccagccaaGCCCTGTGGTGGCCTCAGGAGGGAACGTGTCCCTCTCCTGTAGCTCACAGTTCACATCGGGCCCTTTCCATCTGCTGATGGAGGGAAAGTTTGATCCACCCCGACACATGGAAGCAGAACTGAGGATCCATAATGGGAGGTCGCAGGCCCAGGCCATCTTCTCTCTGGACCCCGTGTTCACCTCCCATGGGGGGACCTACCGATGCTATGGTTCTTCCAGCTCCAACCCCAATGTGTGGTCACAGCCCAGTGCCCCTCTGCATATCGAGGTCACAG ACTCCAAACCCCAAGACCCAGTGCCGATTCTCGCTGGGATGGGCGTGGCTGGCTTGGTCCTGGTGGTCTTCGCGGTGATACTATGTCAGACTCGAAATGACAACAGAAGGACCCTTGAGGCAGCCAGGATGTGA